A single genomic interval of Streptomyces sp. BA2 harbors:
- a CDS encoding anthrone oxygenase family protein gives MKDKSRETNHRGQGAAGAVLGAAIVTMGLISGTFYIFSCGVMPGLGRSDDRVFIEVMQNMNDAFNNPVFFASFLGALLFTAVSAWQLRGTSSYRWVLAALVVYLAAFVITSVVNVPLNDELADAGDPSKIGDPAAVREDFEDPWLAWNAVRTLLSTVAIGLLARALVLRGRDRVRGRDGARGRDSGERGSARQSAYFDSAAGSSESR, from the coding sequence GTCGCGAGACGAACCATCGGGGACAGGGCGCCGCCGGGGCCGTCCTCGGGGCCGCCATCGTCACGATGGGCCTGATCTCCGGAACCTTCTACATCTTCTCCTGCGGTGTCATGCCAGGCCTCGGGCGCAGCGACGACCGCGTCTTCATCGAGGTCATGCAGAACATGAACGACGCGTTCAACAACCCGGTCTTCTTCGCGAGCTTCCTCGGCGCGCTGCTCTTCACGGCCGTCTCCGCGTGGCAGCTGCGCGGCACGAGCTCGTACCGGTGGGTCCTCGCCGCGCTCGTCGTCTATCTCGCGGCCTTCGTGATCACGTCGGTCGTGAACGTGCCGCTGAACGACGAACTCGCGGACGCGGGCGATCCGTCGAAGATCGGCGATCCGGCCGCTGTGCGCGAGGACTTCGAGGACCCGTGGCTGGCATGGAACGCCGTACGGACCCTGCTCTCCACCGTGGCGATCGGCCTGCTCGCGCGGGCGCTGGTGCTGCGGGGGCGGGACAGGGTACGGGGGCGGGACGGGGCTCGGGGGCGGGACAGCGGGGAGCGCGGCAGTGCGCGTCAGTCCGCGTACTTCGACTCAGCGGCCGGATCGAGCGAGAGCCGGTAG
- a CDS encoding uroporphyrinogen-III synthase, whose translation MHATPQNGQQNQNGPLAGFTVGVTAARRADELGALLQRRGATVLHAPALRIVPLADDSELLSATKELIDHAPDVVIATTAIGFRGWVEAADGWGFGEALLKCLRGVELLARGPKVKGAIRAAGLTEKWSPSSESMAEVLDRLLEEGVDGKRVALQLHGEPLPGFVESLRAGGAEVVGVPVYRWMPPEDLAPVDRLLDATVARAVDALTFTSAPAAASFLARAEERGMAIELFAALQHDVLSACVGPVTALPLQARGVDTVQPERFRLGPLVQILCQELPARARTLPVAGHRVEIRGHAVLVDDELRPVPPAGMSLLRALARRPGWVVSRAELLRALPGTGRDEHAVETAMARLRTALGVPKLVQTVVKRGYRLSLDPAAESKYAD comes from the coding sequence ATGCACGCGACCCCTCAGAACGGTCAGCAGAACCAGAACGGCCCCCTCGCCGGATTCACCGTCGGCGTCACCGCCGCCCGGCGCGCCGACGAGCTCGGCGCGCTGCTCCAGCGGCGTGGCGCCACCGTCCTGCACGCTCCCGCACTGCGCATCGTTCCGCTCGCCGACGACAGCGAACTCCTCTCCGCCACCAAGGAGTTGATCGACCACGCGCCCGACGTGGTGATCGCCACCACCGCGATCGGGTTCCGCGGCTGGGTCGAGGCCGCCGACGGGTGGGGGTTCGGGGAAGCGCTCCTGAAGTGCCTGAGGGGCGTCGAGCTGCTTGCTCGTGGGCCCAAGGTCAAAGGCGCCATACGTGCCGCCGGGCTCACCGAGAAGTGGTCGCCCTCCTCCGAGTCCATGGCGGAGGTACTCGACCGGCTGCTCGAAGAAGGCGTCGACGGCAAGCGCGTCGCGCTCCAGCTGCACGGCGAACCGCTGCCCGGCTTCGTCGAGTCGCTGCGTGCCGGGGGAGCGGAGGTCGTCGGCGTGCCCGTCTACCGGTGGATGCCGCCCGAGGACCTCGCGCCCGTCGACCGGCTCCTCGACGCCACCGTCGCGCGCGCCGTCGACGCGCTGACCTTCACCAGCGCACCCGCCGCCGCGTCCTTCCTGGCCCGCGCCGAGGAGCGCGGCATGGCCATCGAGCTCTTCGCCGCACTCCAGCACGACGTCCTGTCCGCCTGCGTGGGACCCGTCACCGCGCTGCCGCTCCAGGCCCGCGGTGTCGACACGGTGCAGCCCGAACGCTTCCGGCTCGGCCCCCTCGTACAGATCCTGTGCCAGGAACTGCCCGCCCGCGCCCGTACGCTGCCCGTCGCGGGGCACCGCGTCGAGATCCGCGGCCACGCCGTCCTGGTCGACGACGAGCTGCGGCCCGTGCCGCCCGCCGGCATGTCGCTGCTGCGGGCCCTCGCGCGGCGCCCGGGGTGGGTGGTCTCCCGCGCCGAACTCCTTCGCGCGCTGCCCGGCACGGGGCGCGACGAGCACGCCGTGGAGACCGCGATGGCCAGGCTGCGTACGGCACTTGGCGTGCCGAAGCTCGTCCAGACGGTGGTCAAGCGGGGCTACCGGCTCTCGCTCGATCCGGCCGCTGAGTCGAAGTACGCGGACTGA
- a CDS encoding nitrate/nitrite transporter — MWIQRWDPEDEKFWKEEGGERVARRNLVFSILSEHIGFSIWTLWSVMVLFMGPEYGIDPAGKFFLVSMATLVGAVVRVPYTFAVARFGGRNWTIIAASALLLPTVAAFVVMEPGTSYTTFMVCALLTGVGGGNFASSMTNINSFFPLRKKGWALGLNAGGGNIGVPVVQLAGLGVIGAGGGPRVLLGIYIPLIFVSALCAALFMDNLATVKNDTGAAKESVRDAHTWIMAFLYVGTFGSFIGYSFAFGLVLQTQFGRTPLQAAAVTFIGPLLGSLIRPVGGRLADRFGGARITLWNFVGMGAATAVVVIASMRESLALFVAAFVVLFVLSGLGNGSTYKMIPGIFQAKALQKGLDGEAAAAYGRRLSGASMGLIGAVGALGGLGINLAFRQSFQTVGSGTGAFVAFLVFYAACFCVTWAVYLRRPTAAPDSGQTPDAETKPQLTYAEV; from the coding sequence ATGTGGATCCAACGGTGGGACCCGGAGGACGAGAAGTTCTGGAAGGAGGAGGGAGGCGAGCGCGTCGCCCGGCGGAATCTGGTGTTCTCGATCCTCTCGGAGCACATCGGGTTCTCCATCTGGACCCTCTGGTCCGTGATGGTTCTGTTCATGGGGCCCGAGTACGGGATCGATCCCGCCGGGAAGTTCTTTCTCGTGTCCATGGCCACCCTGGTGGGGGCCGTTGTCCGCGTCCCTTACACCTTTGCCGTCGCCCGCTTCGGCGGGCGTAACTGGACGATCATCGCGGCCAGCGCGCTCCTCCTCCCGACCGTCGCGGCCTTCGTCGTCATGGAGCCCGGGACCTCCTACACCACATTCATGGTGTGCGCCCTGCTCACCGGCGTCGGTGGCGGAAACTTCGCCTCCAGCATGACCAACATCAATTCCTTCTTCCCGTTGAGGAAGAAGGGGTGGGCGCTCGGGCTCAATGCCGGGGGCGGCAACATCGGCGTGCCCGTCGTGCAGCTCGCCGGGCTCGGGGTCATCGGGGCCGGGGGCGGGCCCCGCGTGCTCCTGGGGATCTACATCCCCCTCATCTTCGTCTCCGCCCTCTGCGCCGCCCTCTTCATGGACAACCTCGCCACCGTGAAGAACGACACCGGGGCGGCGAAGGAGTCCGTCCGGGATGCCCACACCTGGATCATGGCGTTCCTGTATGTGGGGACCTTCGGGTCCTTCATCGGGTACAGCTTCGCGTTCGGGCTCGTCCTTCAGACCCAGTTCGGGCGTACGCCGCTGCAGGCCGCCGCCGTCACCTTCATCGGGCCGCTCCTCGGCTCGCTGATCCGGCCCGTGGGCGGGCGGCTCGCCGACCGGTTCGGCGGGGCCCGCATCACCCTGTGGAACTTCGTCGGGATGGGCGCGGCCACCGCCGTCGTCGTCATCGCCTCCATGCGGGAGTCGCTCGCCCTCTTCGTCGCCGCCTTCGTCGTGCTCTTCGTACTCAGCGGCCTCGGCAACGGGTCGACGTACAAGATGATCCCCGGGATCTTCCAGGCCAAGGCCCTCCAGAAGGGGCTCGACGGGGAAGCCGCCGCGGCCTACGGGCGGCGACTCTCCGGGGCCTCCATGGGGCTCATCGGCGCCGTCGGCGCGCTCGGCGGGCTCGGGATCAACCTCGCCTTCCGGCAGTCCTTCCAGACCGTGGGGTCGGGGACCGGTGCCTTCGTCGCCTTCCTCGTCTTCTACGCGGCGTGCTTCTGCGTCACGTGGGCCGTATACCTTCGCCGCCCGACGGCCGCCCCGGACTCCGGGCAGACCCCGGACGCGGAGACGAAGCCCCAGCTCACGTACGCGGAAGTCTGA
- a CDS encoding MarR family winged helix-turn-helix transcriptional regulator yields MADPEVVADAIDELRAQWHRERPDMDAAGLDAMALVGRIKRADHLLSKGMKPIFAEHGLEFAEFDVLATLRRVGAPHELTAGGLIKTAMVTSGAITNRLDKLERKGLIERHPDPTDRRAIRVRLTDAGRELVDRAVVDHVANEERMLGSLSADDRRALDGALRRLLISLGDTHLG; encoded by the coding sequence ATGGCTGACCCTGAGGTGGTGGCCGACGCCATCGACGAGCTGCGCGCCCAGTGGCACCGCGAGCGCCCGGACATGGACGCGGCGGGCCTGGACGCGATGGCCCTGGTGGGCCGCATCAAACGGGCGGACCATCTGCTGAGCAAGGGAATGAAGCCGATCTTCGCCGAACACGGCTTGGAGTTCGCGGAGTTCGACGTCCTGGCGACGCTGCGTCGCGTCGGCGCCCCACACGAACTGACGGCGGGCGGCCTCATCAAGACGGCCATGGTGACCTCAGGCGCGATCACCAACCGCCTCGACAAGCTGGAACGCAAGGGCTTGATCGAACGCCACCCGGACCCGACGGACCGCCGCGCGATCCGCGTCCGCCTGACGGATGCGGGCCGGGAGTTGGTCGACCGAGCGGTGGTCGATCATGTGGCGAACGAGGAGCGGATGCTGGGGTCTTTGTCGGCGGATGACCGGCGGGCGCTGGATGGGGCGTTGCGGAGGCTGCTGATCTCACTGGGGGATACGCATCTGGGGTGA
- a CDS encoding EamA family transporter, producing MSISSPQAGTASAARRIARITHRPTGQSRPGPAPRNRALAAAVLAAIGPATWGTTYVTTTELLPPDRPLLAAALRALPAGLILLALTRRLPSGDWWWKAGVLGLLNFGAFFPLLFFGAYHLPGGVASTVSAVMPLLVAGFGVGVLKVRPTRRTLAAGLVGVVGVGLLVLRGSASVNLAGIVAMLAATTLMALAVVLSKRWGRPEGVSLLALTGWQLTAGGLVLAPVALTFEGLPGHFTGANLAGYAYLGIIGTAVAYALWFRGIERLPASSVSFLGLTNPVVATLAGLLLLGQTLTLWQVGGLVLVVASVLVGQGRPAQRRQ from the coding sequence ATGTCCATCAGCAGCCCGCAGGCAGGCACAGCAAGCGCCGCACGCCGCATCGCACGCATCACACACCGCCCCACCGGTCAAAGCCGCCCCGGTCCAGCGCCGCGAAACCGCGCTCTCGCCGCCGCCGTCCTCGCCGCCATCGGCCCCGCCACCTGGGGCACCACCTACGTCACGACCACCGAACTCCTGCCCCCGGACCGCCCCTTGCTCGCCGCGGCCCTGCGCGCGCTGCCCGCCGGGCTCATCCTGCTCGCCCTCACCCGGCGGCTGCCCAGCGGCGACTGGTGGTGGAAGGCGGGGGTGCTCGGGCTGCTCAACTTCGGGGCGTTCTTTCCTCTCCTCTTCTTCGGCGCCTACCACCTTCCCGGCGGCGTCGCATCGACCGTCAGCGCCGTCATGCCGCTGCTCGTCGCGGGCTTCGGGGTGGGGGTTCTGAAGGTGCGGCCCACACGGCGGACCTTGGCCGCCGGGCTCGTCGGTGTTGTCGGCGTCGGGCTGCTCGTCCTGCGCGGCAGCGCATCCGTCAACCTCGCGGGGATCGTGGCCATGCTGGCCGCCACCACGCTGATGGCCCTCGCCGTCGTACTCAGCAAGCGATGGGGACGGCCGGAAGGCGTCTCGCTGCTTGCCCTCACCGGGTGGCAACTCACGGCGGGTGGGCTGGTTTTGGCTCCCGTCGCCCTGACCTTCGAAGGTCTCCCTGGCCACTTCACCGGTGCCAACCTCGCCGGATACGCCTACCTCGGCATCATCGGCACCGCCGTCGCCTACGCCCTCTGGTTCCGCGGCATCGAGCGGCTCCCCGCGTCGTCCGTCTCGTTCCTCGGGCTGACCAACCCCGTCGTCGCCACCCTCGCCGGGCTGCTCCTCCTGGGGCAGACCCTCACCCTCTGGCAGGTGGGCGGGCTGGTCCTCGTCGTAGCGAGTGTGCTGGTCGGGCAAGGCCGCCCTGCACAACGACGCCAGTAG
- a CDS encoding NAD(P)-dependent oxidoreductase, translating to MRITVLGAAGNVGSRVVTEALARGHEVTAVVREPARFPSLHPAATHRTGDAGVPEHVAELSAGQDLVVNATRPAPGREAEHAAISRALLAGLAATGVRLLIVGGAGSLTVPGSGGVLAIDDPAYVPAAWRHIALASNAQYDAVRTADTDVDWTYLSPSALLEPGVRTGTYRLGADELIVDAEGKSSISMEDLAAALLDEAERPEHRRTRFTAGY from the coding sequence ATGCGCATCACCGTCCTCGGCGCAGCCGGCAACGTCGGCAGCCGCGTCGTCACCGAAGCCCTCGCCCGCGGCCACGAAGTCACCGCCGTCGTCCGCGAACCCGCCCGCTTCCCCTCCCTGCACCCCGCCGCCACCCACCGCACCGGCGACGCCGGAGTCCCCGAGCATGTCGCCGAGTTGAGCGCCGGGCAGGATCTCGTGGTGAACGCCACCAGACCCGCACCGGGCCGCGAGGCCGAACACGCCGCCATCAGCCGGGCGTTGCTCGCCGGCCTTGCCGCAACCGGCGTCCGTCTGCTGATCGTCGGCGGGGCGGGAAGCCTGACCGTGCCCGGCAGCGGCGGCGTCCTCGCCATCGACGATCCCGCATACGTGCCCGCTGCCTGGCGGCACATCGCCCTTGCCTCCAACGCCCAGTACGACGCCGTCCGCACCGCCGACACCGACGTCGACTGGACGTACCTGAGCCCGTCCGCCCTGCTCGAACCGGGCGTCCGCACCGGCACCTACCGGCTCGGCGCCGACGAGTTGATCGTCGACGCCGAGGGGAAGTCATCCATCTCCATGGAGGATCTGGCGGCGGCCCTTCTGGACGAGGCCGAGCGCCCCGAGCACCGCCGCACCCGCTTCACCGCGGGCTACTGA